The following proteins come from a genomic window of Nicotiana tomentosiformis chromosome 12, ASM39032v3, whole genome shotgun sequence:
- the LOC138902966 gene encoding uncharacterized protein, translating to MRDHIIGEDYELCDIVTDGPLATMKKNAEGVDVPKTRADCTAEDLRKWENNSKAKKWLVCGLGPDEYNRIQSCTTAKEIWDTLQVAHEGTAQVKRSRGTLLYSQYENFTMKEGETIQEMYTRFTTLTNELKSLGRTLLEEDKVEKILARVLPVSWESKITAIQESKNIATLKLDELIGNLTAYELRR from the coding sequence ATGAGAGATCACATAATTGGAGAAGACTACGAGCTATGTGACATTGTTACTGATGGTCCTTTGGCTACCATGAAGAAGaatgctgaaggagtagatgtgccaaagacaagagctgactgcactgctgaGGACTTGAGAAAGTGGGAGAATAATTCTAaggccaagaaatggcttgtgtGTGGACTCGGTCCAGACGAGTACAACAGAATTCAAAGCtgtactactgctaaggaaatttgggacaccttgcaagtggctcatgaaggaactgCTCAGGTGAAGAGGTCTAGAGGTActttactatattctcaatatgagaattttactatgaaggaaggagagactatccaagagatgtatacaaggtttaCCACACTGACTAATGAACTGAAGTCTCTTGGAAGGACTCttcttgaagaagacaaagttgagaagattttgGCTAGAGTTCTACCAGTCTCTTGGGAAAGCAAAATCACTGCAATTCAGGAATCTAAGAACATTGCAACTCTTAAATTGGATGAGctgattggaaatctcactgcgtATGAACTTAGAAGGTag